The proteins below are encoded in one region of Epinephelus lanceolatus isolate andai-2023 chromosome 7, ASM4190304v1, whole genome shotgun sequence:
- the foxi3b gene encoding forkhead box protein I3-B — protein MSSFEAQGQSPPRCGPQFPSLGQEPPELSMYSDCYYPPPSLPSPQRTTPTSYDLSEYTTSSPNPYLWFNGSSINTPPYLATTGPPGNPGPPFVPQHYGMQRPYLGPAGAGGPGGELSWFSLPSQEDLMKLVRPPYSYSALIAMAIHGAPDRRLTLSQIYQYVADNFPFYNKSKAGWQNSIRHNLSLNDCFKKVPRDEDDPGKGNYWTLDPNCEKMFDNGNFRRKRKRKSDSLSGGDSGSGAPDSGDSERGSPKHSTSLNISPTADRIPSPSSGPAPCLSSFLTEMSGVTAAAATEVGSDGLNRPLHLPLDGPHRPAQPGSFSSYSPNSGGPEWVPQVPAPSVLSSSPTHSSLGYTSPILSQYSGSNGHFYPSLGSTGIIYHREGTDV, from the exons ATGTCTTCATTTGAAGCCCAGGGCCAGTCTCCTCCTCGATGTGGCCCGCAGTTCCCCAGCCTCGGCCAGGAGCCCCCTGAGCTCAGCATGTACAGTGACTGTTACTACCCACCTCCTTCGCTGCCGAGTCCTCAGCGCACCACTCCGACATCCTACGACCTGAGCGAGTACACGACCTCCTCCCCAAACCCTTACCTCTGGTTCAACGGTTCCAGCATCAACACACCGCCCTATCTGGCTACTACCGGCCCACCTGGTAACCCCGGTCCTCCCTTTGTCCCTCAGCACTACGGCATGCAGAGGCCTTACCTGGGTCCTGCCGGAGCTGGGGGTCCAGGAGGGGAGCTGAGCTGGTTCTCTCTCCCCTCACAGGAAGACCTGATGAAGCTGGTCAGGCCGCCTTACTCTTACTCGGCTCTCATCGCCATGGCTATCCACGGGGCGCCAGACAGGAGACTGACATTGAGCCAGATTTACCAGTACGTGGCTGACAACTTCCCTTTCTACAACAAGAGTAAAGCGGGCTGGCAGAATTCTATCAGACACAACCTGTCACTCAATGACTGCTTCAAAAAAGTACCGAGAGATGAGGATGATCCAG GCAAGGGCAACTACTGGACACTTGACCCAAACTGCGAAAAGATGTTCGACAACGGAAACTTCCGCCGCAAAAGAAAGAGGAAGTCCGATTCCCTCTCCGGGGGCGACAGCGGCTCAGGGGCTCCAGATTCAGGTGACAGCGAGAGGGGCAGCCCCAAACACTCAACCTCCCTTAACATCTCTCCCACAGCGGACAGGATCCCCTCTCCATCATCAGGCCCAGCACCTTGTCTCAGCAGCTTCTTAACCGAGATGTCTGGAGTGACAGCCGCAGCAGCTACTGAGGTGGGAAGTGATGGGTTAAACAGGCCACTGCACCTTCCTTTAGATGGGCCTCATAGACCTGCGCAACCTGGAAGCTTTAGCAGCTACTCCCCCAACTCAGGCGGCCCAGAGTGGGTGCCACAAGTGCCAGCTCCCTCTGTGCTCTCCTCTTCACCCACCCACTCTTCCCTAGGCTACACTAGCCCAATCCTCAGCCAGTACAGTGGCTCCAACGGGCATTTCTACCCCTCACTGGGCTCCACAGGAATCATCTACCATCGTGAGGGCACAGACGTTTAA